ACCGTAAAATATCACAACAGTACTTGTACCTACTTCGAAGGGAACAGACGAAGGAAGGACGGGAGTCGATATCTAATCGCTCGCGAATCGTGCACTATCGACAGAAGAGGAGGTAGCACTAATGGTAGTAGGTAGCAGTAGTTCCTTCTGGAACGTAACGAAATAAATCAAAAGTAAATCTATTAACAAACGtactgagtgtgtgtttgtacacaGCGACAACCGTGCAAGGTGCGTATGCGCTTGGTGGTAGTGGCATGCAACACACAGCGCGCCATATTGTTAAGGTTTGTAGTAAGTGCTAGAGAGAACGTAAAAACTCAACGTGCATCAATTCTATTGCACCAAATTCCTTCGGCACACAGCTCTGAACTTTTCTCTTCGTcaaccctctctctctctttctttatcTCACTATTGAACGCAGTGAAGAACGCACAGTTAAAAAGCGGAAAATGATAGGTTACACAGTTATGGCTAAAACAAAGAACATGATAAAGCAGGAGGATATTTTAGTTACAGTAAGAGTATTTGTCACCGAAAATTATAACTTATATTTGAGAAcatttcaaatttattggCGTTGATAAACAAAGAGTAATACTAATTGTAATGTGTAATTATCTCGCTTAAAAATAGTCGTTAAcaaaaggtaaaacaaaaataacttGAATGAATTCGATAAAAAACACTATAACACGGTATGAAGATATcaagacaaaacaaatcaactaCCTCAAACAGGTTTCTTTTGCAACTAAGTGTTATGCAGATTCGAAATAAAGGTAAACATACTTTTAGCACAATTAAGCACTAACAGCCAGACCGCATGGCTTGTGATAGAGgtaatgtaataaaacaatGTTAGCACGGGCACGAAAATGAGATATTCAAGAATTCAACTAACGTAAAACACTtagcacaaaaacaataataaatcatctcacaaaaaaaatgctgaaAGTTAGCAATGAATGGCAAGGGAAACTAGTAAGAACGGAACAGTGTAAACAACGCATCACCAATCAATCCGCTACTGCAGGCAAAATGCATTACCAAGCGTTAAATGAAATGAGCTAAACGTTATACGCAAAGGTGTAAGATCAACGTCAATGTCAATGTACAAATCGTGATCATCCGAACGCATGCTTACCGTCTACGTCGTTGCGCGAATGGTGATTGTGCCGAATGTGCAGCTGATGGTGATGCCGTCCATCGTCTACCACCGACGACAGCGAGTTTATTTCCGGGCTCATTACCAGCGGCGGTGCAACGAGCAATCCGCCACGGACAGCGCTGTGGCCGACCACGCTGCCGCTGGGTACGGCACCGCGCGGTACGTGCAGCATATCCGCATCCGGTCCACAATCCATTCCACCGGCCGAGGCGGACGTCGTATAGAGCATCTTCGGGGGCCGCGTGCCGGCCGGATGTTCCACGATCGGTGAGGTACGTTTCAGGGCATGGTGATGATGGGATGACGTCGAGGACAATGACGATGTAGaagatgaggatgatgatgaggtgTATTctaaaaggaaaataaagtaAAGCAAACATATCAATGGTTAAAAAAGCGCAAAATTATTTGGTACGAAAATTCCCCAGTGGTGGTCACTTACTTTCAGACTTAATGTGTGCAGTTTGTACTATCTGAAGGCTTCCACCGTGGATATTGCTATTGGTACTGTTAATGCTGTTACTGCTACTGTTTATCGTTCCGGAAGTACTATGATGGATGCTTAGATCGCGCCTATGACGCTCTTCGTCCTCTTCCTTGATCTTGAGTGTTGCGATTACGCGTGCTTGCAACGATGCGGCAAGTCCTACAACAAAACAGGACACGAATTCAACGTTAGTGGCATGCTCTACACATTCTCAGTTGATACAGACTACATTATCTAACACTCTATTTTACTTCATGCAACCCTTTCCTTACCTTCCAAGGGTGGGCCACCGTTTAAGCGGTCCATTCTGTTGTCATCCATTGGGATCATTTCGCCACGAGAGCGGGAAAGCATTCCCGGCTCGTTCATTACCACCGAACCGCGATGAAGGTCTACCGGATGGCTTGCACGATGCATCGCTAGCGGTGCATGCTGATGatgcatttgctgctgctgatgatgatgcaatcCCAAAGCCGATGCTGACATTGCTGATGGCGAAGGTGATTGAACTGGATGTTGCagatgctgttgctggtgctgcgggtgctgctggtgctggtggtggtggtgctgctgctgctgctgcaactgtTGCTGTCGCTTATTATGCTCGTCGGTGAAATACGATTCCAGGTACGGTTTCATATCCGCTCGCGGCAACGCCATGTAAGGCATTGGTTCACCCGAATGATGGCGATCGTGCCCACGGGACGTAGACTGCTGATAAACCGCACCGGGacctccagcagcaccactaCCTGGTGCCGTCGAGtactgctggtgttgctgctgctgctgctgtgaggAACCACCACCTcgcggcgatacgattgtacTCGGCGCAGCTGTAGTGCCAGCTCCCTTGTGATTTTTAGCATTATATGCCGATACCTGCACCAACGAGGCCAGATTGCTTTGACCGTGCAGATGGTGGACGGGTGACTTGCTGCCAGAATCTCCGACACTGCCCGGTCTAGAAATGGGGCTGTACGTTCCGCCGCCGCTGCTTCCGGGCGGTGGTGGCCCGCCCGCTGCTGCATGTCCTGCTTCCTCCAGCAGCCGAATGCTTACACGCTCGGGGCGCTGCACGTGCGTATTGATCACCGTGTTGTTACCCGATGCCGGAGGAGCCGACGAATTACCGGATGCGGCAgacgattgctgctgctgttgctgatgggAGGACATGTTGATCGCCGCGTTTATGATTGACTGGTTGGATATCTCAAGCGTACGTTCAATTTCACCGTTCACCAGATCGCCAATCGTTTTAACCGTGCCCAGTccgccaccactaccaccagcgCCAGGTCCTCCGCTCACCGGACCACCAGCGGCCGGTCCTCCCGCCGATGGGTGGGTTAGCTTCTCCTGGGACAGATGTCGACGAAGCGCCATCTTTGCCGGCGACACTTGCGTGTAGTCGGGCTGGGAGGACGTCGAACCGGGGCGCGAATTGTTTCCACCGTGCTGCTGCCCGGATCCTTGCGATCCAACGCCGGGCGAATGTGTCACCAGCGGGATCGGTTGCTGTTGCCCACCGTACCGTGCACCACCACTACCCATCGTAGACGCTCCAGCGGATGCCGGTCCGTAGTCGGCTGCCGGGAAGCTGTCGAGCGAGTTGGTTGACGAGCTGCGCGAATGGCTCTGCAGCGCCACCGCCGACGTGTCGAGCATTGGTGGCCCATTGCCGGCCGCACCACTGGGCCCGCTTGCACGCGGATCGAAACGGAAATTTTCCGGCGCCTTAAACTCTAGAATTTTCCCATCCACCAAGGACTGCGGcatgccgcgatgatgatgctgatgcaaCGGATGATGCGGATGGTCGATCGGCAAGCCACCGCCGTGGGCGGCGGCAGCGTACAGCATGGCACGCTCGCGCTCCTGCTGCTGGATGATTTGCTGGTGCGTGCTCAATGCGGACGAGCCCGGCGAATGGTGACTCATCCCGGCCACGGGTCCGCCCTTCGGATAGGGATACTTCGAACTCGGTGAGATCTTTGTCGAGGCGCTGCCAGCGATACTACTCGCTGGCGGCCCGGTGGGATGCATTTTGTACGGAGACGTTGGCACGGGCGAGGTCGAAATCGAGGTACTGGCATTCAGATGGTGTGCGCCGCTGGTGATTACGTTCAGCattccctgctgctgctgctgctgctgctgctgatgttgatgctgctgttgcaactGGTaatgctggtgctgttgctgctgctgctgatgatgaagaGATTGTTGCGCATGAGGATGGTGAGGATGATGGAgcagttgctgttgctgttggtacTGTGATTGACTGACCTGATGTGGATGTATCTGCTGCTGATGCGCCGGATTGTGCGCCGAAGGGCTGGGCCCTCGTCCACCGGACGACGAGCGAGCGGACATATCTTGAGCGACCACCATCTGATGTGGATGATGCGACCCTGCCCCGGGAGAGGATTGCAGATAGACCGTCGTCTTTCCGGGACCGGCAGCCGATCCATAGCCTGCCCCCGATGCAGATGTCGCTTTCAACGGTGATCCAGCGGGCTCCATCGTTAGCGGCTGATGGCCGCCGCTTCCACTGCGATGATGAGCATCACGGTGGCCAGCACCAGGCGATGGGCCAGTCGGTGGAGGTCCAGTTACCGTTAAGGACACTGGCGCCGGTGCCGAGCTTGCTGTGTTTCCCGTTTTGGGGGATCCTTGCAGTACGGAGGTGATGATACTCTTCAGGCGATCCTCGAAGTTGACCACCTTATGCGAATCTTGCAGCTTTCCACCGCCACCACTGCCGCCACTACCTCCACCACGTCCCGTACCGCTAGAACCTTCGGCGGCGTTCCGTCCACCACCGCTGTGATGCTCGTTTGACGCAGTGCCAGGTACGAAACACTTCGGAAGCGACCCACCGCCCGTAGGTACAGGTGGTGGCACGGCCCCACTGGACCCCCCACTGTTgctacgatgatgatggtgagcCTTGTTGATGGTAGAGGCTGGCGCAGGCATCAACGCTGTATCCGGATGGTGTAGATGAGGATGGACAGGTGCATGCGACGGTTGCGAGTGCggctgttgatgatgatgagggtaCGGCTGCTGTTGTGGAGCTGGTGCGCCCACTGTAGGTGGGTGTGCAATGTGCTGCGGTGCCGCAGTACCGGCAGCTGCACTCGATCCATGGCCTGCGGTGACCACGGGGGCGAGTTTGCCCTCGCTGCTACGTTCTTTGGAAGCGTGTTTGCCGGCAGCGAGAAGCTTGCCCGCTTCGATCTGCCTGCCCGTTTCGAGTATCTTCTGGGCGAGGATCTCCGGATTGTTCTCCTCAATCTTGCCAATGTCCGGTATTTCGGGCCACTCCTGCGAGCGGGTTCGATTTTCGCGAGACTTTCGCTGTGCCGACCGCGAAGATCCACTACCGGATCCTTGCTTCGTCGGCGTGGACGGTACAGTCACCGAAGCCGACCCAACACCTGCCATTGGTGGAGGAGGCAAGGGCGCAGCACTTCCGGCGACACCTACCGGTCCGGCCGCCGCTCCTGCCGGTAGCGTGCGGACAGGGTCGGACGTGTGTTTGCTGGTGGTAATGCCGTCCGGATGGATGTGTTCGCGTTCTCGCCCACCGCCAATCGTAGCCGGGTGCAACTGACCCGCGTGCCCGTACTGCTCCCGATCACGATCACGCACTTCCGTTGCTCGAGCAACCGAAATGATCGTCGAcgtggcagcggcagcagcagccgccgccgtaGACGACGCACTGTTGTGATTGCTGTTTGGCGCCGTTGCCGATAAACCTACCACCATCGATTTGCGCTCCTCCGTAAGCTTTTCTATCAGATTCAGCTCCGTTTCCAGATTGGAGACTTGTGCGTACAGCTTCTTGCGCTGGGATAGCGTGCTGGCGATCGCTTTCAGGACGAGCTCGTTTGAGCTGGAAGAGGTAAGCTCAGCATCCTCCTGCTTAATGTACGGCTGGTGCGGGTGtagctgctggtgctgttgctgttgctgatgctgctgctgttgctcgaCCGTCAGCTTCGTAAGATGCTGCATCACCAGCCGCTtctgctcctgctcgatcaCGTTCACCTGGTTCTGCAGCTTCGCTGCCATCACCTGCAGCTCCTTATGCCGGCCGACGATCTCTTTCGCCTTGCACAGCAAATCGTTCTGGCTGGTCGTGCTAATGCCCAGCTCATTCATGCGTGCCTTCAGCAGTGCCACACTGTCGTCGATCAGCACCTTAATCTGCTTCTCGAGCTGGCCAGCCCGATTCATTAGCCGCTGGTTGCGCTCCTTCTCTCGGTcaaactgctgctgcacgtTGTCCTTGTACGATGGCTTGCGCATCGCTTCGATCGTCTTCATAAACTGAGTcctaaagaaagaaagaagggaagaaaaaacacaaatttagGTAActcagagagagaaagataataaccacacaccaaaaaacGGAACCACTTACTTGTACAAGTCGAGCAGTATTTGTAGCGCGTACGGCGTCTCCGACGGGGCCTCCGGAATGTCCAGTTCGTTGTGCTGCATATCGCCCGCCAGTGAGGTAAGCTGCTGGTCGACGCATCCCGGTGCCGGCGGCAACCGCTTGCCAATCATCTGTTCCGACGTGCTCAGCAGCGTCTCGTTGTGCAGCAAATCCAGCCCGGCAATGTTCAGCGGACGCCGCTGCCGTCCCTTGCCCTTAACGCGGCCCCGTTTCTTGCCGCCAGCCATCGCCGCCGCAGCTGCTGCGGCAGCAGACGCGGCCGACGTACCAACGCCCATCTCCCGgtttgctgccgccgccgctgccgctgccgcagccgcagcagccgcgGCACTAGCTGCCGCCAGTTCCGCCTTCTTGCCCGCCGCCTTGGTGCGGGTGATCTTTCGCCGCTTTTTGGTGGCCACCGGGATGCGGCCGTTCCGCAGGACCGGCGAATTGTTGTTCTCCTCCTCGGACGGACTCGTCTTACCCTCCTTGCCGCTGTTCCAGTCGGACCACGCTTTGCGCGTCGTCGGCCCGACCACGTCCGTGTCACTCTCCGACGTGCTGTCGTCGTTCGTGATCACCttcggatggtggtggtggtggttggtgttgttgtccTTGCGCGACCGAGACGAGCGCGTCGAGTGCGAACCGCTGCCGCCTCCGCTCGTGCCGTCCGTATGGTTTTCCGTGCCCTTCGTTTTCAGCCGCTGAAAGTAGCGCTCCAGCTTCGTCCGGTCGATGATGTGCAGATAGTACGACACCGGCTTGCCCGTCCACGACACCGAGCCCCGCAGCGGGCTCATCTCGCTCACGTGCATGATCGTGCCGATGTCGCTCAGGTTGCGATCGGTGATGCGGAAGTTGAGCGGGCAGAAGCTTTTCGACGACACGATGCGGGCACCGTCCCGCAGGTCGGCAAAGCGCTCCTTCAGCTGATGGTCAACGTTCGGGCCGAACGCAAAGTTGTTCACGAACACGATCGTGGCGGAGGTGATCTTCTCCCGATACTCGTCCGCCAGGAAGTCGCCCTTGATCAGCTCGTAGTCGCCGTACTTCTTGCCGAACCAGCGCATCCACAGCTTGAACGTCGTGTTCATGCCCTCCGCATACTTGGACGGCACGTCCGCTTTCTCTATGCCGAAGCACACCTTTACCGGTGTCGAGGCGGCCATCTGCAGCACCACCTGCCCGACGCCCGAGCCCAGATCGACGAACACGTCGTCGGCCGTGATCTTCACCTGGTCGATCATCTGGCAGATCAGATCGAACGACGTCTCGCCGTACACCTCCGGCGAGAAGGGCTCGTACTGGTTCAGCTTCTCCGGCTCCACCACGGCCTGGTTGTACACCTGCTGCAGGATGTGCTTCAGCAGCCCGCGCGATGGGTAGGTAAACCGTTGGTTCGACAGCGATGTTCCCTTTTCCTGAAAGCATAATACAATACGTGAGTATCACACCATAACAATATTCCTAGTCTTTGTTCTTACCAGTGCCGCCACACTGTCGATCGCTCGGTTGAACCGATCGCACAGGTTTTTCATCGCATCGTAGTTGTTCGTGTCCAGGTTGTTCAGATCGATCTCCTCGATCGCCGATTTGATCTCCGGCATGTCCTCGCACACCCAGCGCACGTTCTCGATCAGCTCGGCGCCCGAATCGTGCCCCGTGCCCATCACCGTCGAGAACGGGAAGTTGTACAGGAACGGTTCGGCACCGGCCGGCGACTGCAGCTTCAGCTCCTTGTAGTTCGGAGTGgccattgctgctgttgctgccgtcCACTAGGGCTTTGCTTAAGTACTACCCCCAAGCGGAGCAGGGACCTTCTTGCTTTGCTACCCCGTCGATGGGGTTTCTCCTACTACCACCGTTGGTTTCTGGTTCCACCTTCCGCGCCAACGTTCCGTCGGGATTGCGCAGAAGGCAAATACACAGACAATTGACGTAAATGTTGCCACTCCTGGACGCAGTGCAGGGTAGAGGTAGAGGATGCTCTCGCGTATCGTAACCTGTGCGGCGTTTGGGCTTTGTCCCACACCCAATTACTATCTTACACACTTTTTTACTACTAATAATTTACCCTTTTGATGGTTGCTACTAAGCACACGGCATCTAAACGCTACTTTACACTTTTACACCGACGAGGATCGGGTTTTTAGCGGATCgctcaaactttttttttctcttatcCTAACACGCAGCACTGTGTTTAACCGTTCTTTTTGTGACGATATAATTACACTGTTCCATGGCTTCACACTACCTGCTATATTTCACTTTACCAATGTTCCAGCAGCACTATGCTTTATTGCCGTTCTGTGGAAATGCAACTTCCTTCGGCACGTGACACTTTCAGCGGCAGTTGGCCGGGTTGTTCCGTTAGGCGGGTTACTGGTGCCGATCAGGACCAGGTTTCGCGCTGTTATGTGCTGCTGACCGGAACAGCTGCAGGGACGTTGCGGCTGGTGTTGCTTTTCCTGCTTGCCGCTCCCGGGCATGAGTGGAAGATGCTTCCAATTACTGCTCGGTGTAgtatgttgctgctgttgatgctgctcCTTGTTCTGCTGGTGGTGTTTCAGTCTGCCTTGGAAAGGATGCATCGTTGTCGGAATTGTCGATTGTGTACTGCAGGAAAAAACGGACAAAATGGGCGTTTGTTAGTATgtaaattacacaaaatgtagtgaaaatatttaaacaacaTTAAACCATATCCATTCAAGCATATTAAGGGGAAAGTAATAAATTACGCGTTGCAAGGGAGGGGCATGGCAATTACGGGGTTGCGCATCGGCGGTCAACAACCTTACTACTCAACAAACAATCGCAACTCTCACACCGTACAGCTGTTGCTAGAGAGCACATAAAATACGTTCCAGACATCCACCGCAAGCTCACCGGCCAACTGCTAAAGCCCTTGCTGTAACATATAAAGAAGGGGGATGATGTGGGACCGGATAACGTGCAAGggtattgatttattttaatggTCCTCGATGTTGAAGGACACCCATAAACAACATGGATGGTGCCGCCGGGTTCAAGAGGAACGCCGCTTAGCGAATATTAAGCATTTAAATCCATTCTTCATACATAGACAACATACGACGCTGCTCTGCGTTCAATCTAGCGATTACGTGCATGcgtctgggtgtgtgtgtgtctgtaaaGATACACACCTGGCAGGAAAATGCGAATAGCACGTGTTTTGTCACACACGCGACACAACACACGCCTCAGTTGAGCTGCCCCCGGGACGATCTGGGACGGAACAACCCAAACAGGTTGCCAATTTTTGGTGCCGTGATCAGGCAGGCAGCAAGGTCAATTATGAACAGGTTGGCTGCCAACGAAACGCTTCAGGTCTGCAATGGAAagtgtttttatgttttgctttttggcaGCCACTAGACATCTGTGTGCAGAGAAGAGCGCGACACAGGACACCGGAACAACAcgcgtgatgatgatgtggaTACATTCAACTCCTCCTCGCACCACAACGTGCACATAAAACCTGTGTGATCCTGTGATGCTACTCTGTCGGTGGCTCTTGGGTCACTATCGTTCCTGTCTTGCATCCTCGCATCGGCTATCTCGCTCTAAATTGCATCATTGATTTCCGGCTGCAAAGCGAATGCATTTTCCTTTCTAGCATTGCCGTAACGGCAACCGGACACATGTGCGATGACGGCGACCATAGTGCATACAGAGACAGGTAAACGCATTCGCTATCCTGGCTCGCTACACAGGGTGGGTCATTTagacgtacacacacacacgcacacagagatTCATTCGCTAGACAGCAAGACTCCACATCCCCAGACAAGAGAGAATGGGGATGCGGTTAGTCGCTGTCAATTATTGATTTTCCTGAATTCGAACAACAGTCAACAGACAGACAGAATTTCCAACGCATGTTCAAGGGTTCGTTTTTCGCTAGGAATTAATGTGACAAGAATAAATGGAATTTTGTTATGATCATTCTTGCTTGGCGATAGTAGACAATCAGATTTACCAGAAGCTGAATTCTTTTTCGTTTAAATCACATCTTTTAACTCTCTAAGAACACAACACTGTTCCTGCACACCTTTAATTGACGTTACAGATCCAGCACGACGGGCACGCAGCAGACCATTTCATCGCGTTGGTTTTGCTATTTCCGTGAAAAGCGATGCTTACGCAACCGGTACCCGAAACGCGGACCAGAAACGCGTTCATTCCTCCCACCATACATACCCATTTATCGATCGCAGCAAGAGGGAAGGAACGCGCATAAACCAAAACAGACAAAATGCATCGCCTgtcctctctctcgctctctctctctctctctccactcCTGCCGGCAAAACAATCCCGGCCGAACCACCCCGATGGTGTGTTCGCTACTGTATTCTCAACCCGggaaaatgcacacacacaaaaaaaagagaaccaCCGTTGCAGACAACGATGAAACCTTCCTCCCCCACCGGTGCGGCGGCGGCACAGCCGGTGAGGGGTGAGCGAATGTAGGTCAAACATAGAAACTTCCTCCTCCGCTCACCGGTCAccccaccaacaacaacctcctcctcctcacgCCAGGCGGCGCGCGGTGCAGTTGCAATGCTGTTTCTTCATCACTCTCGCAATCCCGCGGGGAGCGGCGCTGGGGGAGAGAGGTGAAGAGAGGTGGAAGTTCTTTCCTTCCAGCCATTCCGCGCCTTCTTCACCCTTGCACCTTTGCCGTAGGATTAAAAATAGCTAAAAACAGCGGCATTTCCTGAATAGCAACCATTTTTGCCTCCTCGGGTTGGAATGCATTTTCCCTGCACATTTTCTGTACTGGTGATTTGAAGTTCTCTGGTTCAGAGTTTTAACCATGTTGTACATATTAAGCTCAACCAACGTGGTGCAGTAAAGGTGCTGTAGATagattgttgtgtgtttttaaaattaaacacgTTTGCATAAATCTCTATCTATTTAAATGCGCATTCCCTACATTGTTAAATACTTAAACCCAAACACAAAATTACAATCATACGAATTCTTATTCAAACATTTGAAACAGGAAGCACATTTTGCACAAACATTTCCCAGggaaaatgcattttatttatCCAGCGAATAAAACCTGGTTCACATGTGGAACGAAAGGAACGGCAAAGAGCGCTCATTTGTATTTGCGCATAATGAAGATGTGTAAACACATCATGCCAACCCATCATCGTCGCCCATTACAGGAGATGTTTATTTTGCATCTATTCCTCTCCATGCACTTTTCATCCCACGGTagaagcttttttgtttgttttttttttttttttgctgtccagAGAAGCGTCTGCTAAAGTAGGGCAGCacattacacaaaaaaaggaagaaacacGTACAGTCCGATTGCAACGTTTTCAAGTGGCTAGAATTCTATAATCCTTTCACGAGCACGAACTCTAGCACCAGAGCAAAACCGTACGTGCAGtatttgcaaacaaacgaaaccagCTTCAACCTTTCCTTTGCTCCTTCGGTAACAATTCCACAGCTGTGATCCACACG
This is a stretch of genomic DNA from Anopheles merus strain MAF chromosome 2R, AmerM5.1, whole genome shotgun sequence. It encodes these proteins:
- the LOC121589329 gene encoding histone-lysine N-methyltransferase, H3 lysine-79 specific isoform X1, encoding MATPNYKELKLQSPAGAEPFLYNFPFSTVMGTGHDSGAELIENVRWVCEDMPEIKSAIEEIDLNNLDTNNYDAMKNLCDRFNRAIDSVAALEKGTSLSNQRFTYPSRGLLKHILQQVYNQAVVEPEKLNQYEPFSPEVYGETSFDLICQMIDQVKITADDVFVDLGSGVGQVVLQMAASTPVKVCFGIEKADVPSKYAEGMNTTFKLWMRWFGKKYGDYELIKGDFLADEYREKITSATIVFVNNFAFGPNVDHQLKERFADLRDGARIVSSKSFCPLNFRITDRNLSDIGTIMHVSEMSPLRGSVSWTGKPVSYYLHIIDRTKLERYFQRLKTKGTENHTDGTSGGGSGSHSTRSSRSRKDNNTNHHHHHPKVITNDDSTSESDTDVVGPTTRKAWSDWNSGKEGKTSPSEEENNNSPVLRNGRIPVATKKRRKITRTKAAGKKAELAAASAAAAAAAAAAAAAAANREMGVGTSAASAAAAAAAAMAGGKKRGRVKGKGRQRRPLNIAGLDLLHNETLLSTSEQMIGKRLPPAPGCVDQQLTSLAGDMQHNELDIPEAPSETPYALQILLDLYKTQFMKTIEAMRKPSYKDNVQQQFDREKERNQRLMNRAGQLEKQIKVLIDDSVALLKARMNELGISTTSQNDLLCKAKEIVGRHKELQVMAAKLQNQVNVIEQEQKRLVMQHLTKLTVEQQQQHQQQQQHQQLHPHQPYIKQEDAELTSSSSNELVLKAIASTLSQRKKLYAQVSNLETELNLIEKLTEERKSMVVGLSATAPNSNHNSASSTAAAAAAAATSTIISVARATEVRDRDREQYGHAGQLHPATIGGGREREHIHPDGITTSKHTSDPVRTLPAGAAAGPVGVAGSAAPLPPPPMAGVGSASVTVPSTPTKQGSGSGSSRSAQRKSRENRTRSQEWPEIPDIGKIEENNPEILAQKILETGRQIEAGKLLAAGKHASKERSSEGKLAPVVTAGHGSSAAAGTAAPQHIAHPPTVGAPAPQQQPYPHHHQQPHSQPSHAPVHPHLHHPDTALMPAPASTINKAHHHHRSNSGGSSGAVPPPVPTGGGSLPKCFVPGTASNEHHSGGGRNAAEGSSGTGRGGGSGGSGGGGKLQDSHKVVNFEDRLKSIITSVLQGSPKTGNTASSAPAPVSLTVTGPPPTGPSPGAGHRDAHHRSGSGGHQPLTMEPAGSPLKATSASGAGYGSAAGPGKTTVYLQSSPGAGSHHPHQMVVAQDMSARSSSGGRGPSPSAHNPAHQQQIHPHQVSQSQYQQQQQLLHHPHHPHAQQSLHHQQQQQQHQHYQLQQQHQHQQQQQQQQQGMLNVITSGAHHLNASTSISTSPVPTSPYKMHPTGPPASSIAGSASTKISPSSKYPYPKGGPVAGMSHHSPGSSALSTHQQIIQQQERERAMLYAAAAHGGGLPIDHPHHPLHQHHHRGMPQSLVDGKILEFKAPENFRFDPRASGPSGAAGNGPPMLDTSAVALQSHSRSSSTNSLDSFPAADYGPASAGASTMGSGGARYGGQQQPIPLVTHSPGVGSQGSGQQHGGNNSRPGSTSSQPDYTQVSPAKMALRRHLSQEKLTHPSAGGPAAGGPVSGGPGAGGSGGGLGTVKTIGDLVNGEIERTLEISNQSIINAAINMSSHQQQQQQSSAASGNSSAPPASGNNTVINTHVQRPERVSIRLLEEAGHAAAGGPPPPGSSGGGTYSPISRPGSVGDSGSKSPVHHLHGQSNLASLVQVSAYNAKNHKGAGTTAAPSTIVSPRGGGSSQQQQQQHQQYSTAPGSGAAGGPGAVYQQSTSRGHDRHHSGEPMPYMALPRADMKPYLESYFTDEHNKRQQQLQQQQQHHHHQHQQHPQHQQQHLQHPVQSPSPSAMSASALGLHHHQQQQMHHQHAPLAMHRASHPVDLHRGSVVMNEPGMLSRSRGEMIPMDDNRMDRLNGGPPLEGLAASLQARVIATLKIKEEDEERHRRDLSIHHSTSGTINSSSNSINSTNSNIHGGSLQIVQTAHIKSEKYTSSSSSSSTSSLSSTSSHHHHALKRTSPIVEHPAGTRPPKMLYTTSASAGGMDCGPDADMLHVPRGAVPSGSVVGHSAVRGGLLVAPPLVMSPEINSLSSVVDDGRHHHQLHIRHNHHSRNDVDDDVVIGDDESSWHDRVSSGFDRLVAFASTELDKTRRSNEDAPASSASCTTSPDSGINQSDHSRTFLSSSSSSSQLDVPPGSASVGSSSSSSSISSSSSSNSSTSSIGSVTGHGGGSGGPHGVGGHAGVPGGLMMKHMVPIIKSSPAEPVDSPPLSDVGLPRTPSPTSSPPLLFGHPTASSTAIAGGATTSTTTVMQPSLLHPPVAGGHAPVAVAGGGNNNGVVPPAAGSAAPVNNSNSGNSGSNSSGLGIPLKYQRQSKSSSSSSEKHYKKKFRERNWEEYEESLSGGRNSAISGSGDVPMDQQDYHHTVASLNAPHSGNASASSSTSSMSAEPIGPGVGDKRNDDHSAQHHHQQQHQQQQQQQQQQQHHHHKHKSAKFRPKGKDWNWDDEHLNASSGSATSTRGAGRSGTNTATT